One genomic region from uncultured Subdoligranulum sp. encodes:
- a CDS encoding D-2-hydroxyacid dehydrogenase, with product MEKHILVALPLSEAQRETIRQAAPQFAYRFTTQETVTLEEILWADAILGNVPVELIRQNTHLVWFQSNFAGPDPYLEPGVLPENCVVTNATGAYGLAISEWMLGMWLALAKDLVLYRDRQHRHEWNAIERPVRSIAGARVLCVGMGDIGASFARRAHLLGAQVVGVRRHAGECPDYCLRVVDTAHLDEELPQADLVALSLPGTPETYRMFDAARLARCKKGAILINVGRGSTVDCDALAEAVQSGALYGAAIDVTDPEPLPADHPLWGLDTVLITPHISGRFSLPKTLDNIVGIFAHNLQRFADGGTLDNQMSRTTRYVSEDTPGRRLTCE from the coding sequence ATGGAAAAACATATTCTTGTGGCGCTGCCTCTCTCGGAGGCCCAGCGCGAGACCATCCGGCAGGCGGCACCGCAGTTTGCCTACCGCTTCACCACCCAGGAAACCGTCACCCTGGAGGAGATCCTCTGGGCGGATGCCATCCTGGGCAACGTGCCGGTGGAACTGATCCGCCAGAACACCCATCTTGTCTGGTTCCAGTCCAACTTTGCGGGGCCGGATCCCTACCTGGAACCCGGCGTGCTGCCGGAAAACTGCGTGGTGACCAACGCCACCGGCGCCTACGGGCTGGCCATCAGCGAGTGGATGCTGGGCATGTGGCTGGCGCTGGCCAAGGATTTGGTGCTCTACCGGGACCGCCAGCACCGCCATGAGTGGAACGCCATTGAGCGCCCGGTGCGTTCCATCGCGGGGGCGCGGGTGCTCTGCGTGGGCATGGGGGACATCGGTGCCAGTTTTGCCCGGCGGGCCCACCTGCTGGGGGCCCAGGTGGTGGGAGTGCGCCGCCATGCGGGGGAGTGCCCCGACTACTGCCTGCGGGTGGTGGATACCGCCCATCTGGACGAGGAACTGCCCCAGGCGGACCTGGTGGCGCTGAGCCTGCCCGGCACGCCGGAAACTTACCGGATGTTCGATGCTGCCCGGCTGGCCCGCTGCAAGAAGGGCGCCATCCTTATCAATGTGGGCCGGGGCAGCACGGTGGACTGCGACGCCCTGGCCGAAGCGGTGCAGAGCGGGGCGCTCTACGGGGCGGCCATCGACGTGACCGACCCCGAACCGCTGCCCGCCGACCATCCGCTGTGGGGGCTGGATACCGTGCTCATCACCCCCCACATCTCGGGGCGGTTCAGCCTGCCCAAAACCCTGGACAACATCGTGGGCATCTTTGCCCACAATCTGCAGCGGTTTGCCGACGGCGGCACGCTGGATAACCAGATGAGCCGCACCACCCGCTATGTGAGCGAGGATACCCCCGGCCGCCGTCTGACCTGCGAATAA
- a CDS encoding putative ABC transporter permease: MGFYQFVYLFFAYSFLGWLGEVVTTAVRKRRYQDRGVLNGPLCILYGVGGLTISFTLGELQQSWVFLFGLSAIYATVLEWVAGHLLERVSGTRWWDYSDEWFNLDGYICLGASLLWGALSVITIHWGNPLLLALFGIIPVTVRTVALWVLLVVFAIDVVGTVLTMLGLRYRWPPAEAVENRLANLTLRAGMWILGRVENRMAKAHPALTFERRKKAKSTVFAAGCSPYKIVLLFFIGSFLGDVTETIFCRITAGYWMSRSSVVWGPFSIVWGLAIALVTLLLYRYKDKPASWLFVAGTLLGGAYEYLCSVFTEVVFGAVFWDYSAIPFNLGGRINLLYCFFWGFAAVAWFKVFYPPISDLIERLPRRGGAVLTWALCLFMAANVTVSSLALMRYNARLEGVPAQSKLELYLDEHYDNARMQAVYPKAVHTG; the protein is encoded by the coding sequence ATGGGCTTCTATCAGTTTGTCTACCTGTTCTTTGCCTACTCCTTCCTGGGCTGGTTGGGCGAGGTGGTCACCACCGCCGTGCGCAAGCGCCGCTACCAGGACCGGGGCGTGCTCAACGGGCCGCTGTGCATCCTGTACGGCGTGGGCGGCCTGACCATCAGCTTCACTCTGGGCGAACTGCAGCAGAGCTGGGTTTTCCTGTTCGGCCTCAGTGCCATCTATGCCACCGTGCTGGAATGGGTGGCCGGACACCTGCTGGAACGGGTCAGTGGCACCCGCTGGTGGGATTACAGCGATGAATGGTTCAACCTGGACGGCTACATCTGCCTGGGGGCCTCGCTGCTGTGGGGCGCGCTGAGCGTCATCACCATCCATTGGGGCAACCCGCTGCTGCTGGCGCTGTTCGGCATCATTCCCGTCACGGTGCGTACCGTGGCCCTGTGGGTGCTGTTGGTGGTCTTTGCCATCGATGTGGTGGGCACGGTGCTTACCATGCTGGGGTTGCGGTATCGCTGGCCCCCCGCCGAGGCGGTGGAAAACCGGCTGGCCAACCTGACGCTGCGCGCCGGCATGTGGATCCTGGGCCGGGTGGAAAACCGTATGGCCAAGGCTCATCCCGCCCTGACCTTCGAACGCCGCAAAAAGGCAAAATCCACCGTCTTTGCCGCCGGCTGCAGCCCCTACAAGATCGTGCTGCTCTTCTTCATCGGTTCTTTCCTGGGCGATGTGACCGAGACCATCTTCTGTCGCATCACGGCGGGCTACTGGATGAGCCGTTCCAGCGTGGTGTGGGGGCCCTTCTCCATCGTGTGGGGCCTGGCCATCGCCCTGGTGACACTGCTGCTCTACCGCTACAAGGACAAACCGGCCAGCTGGCTGTTTGTGGCCGGCACGCTGCTGGGCGGCGCCTACGAGTATCTCTGCAGTGTTTTCACCGAGGTGGTCTTCGGCGCGGTGTTCTGGGATTACAGTGCCATACCCTTCAACCTGGGCGGGCGCATCAACCTGCTTTACTGCTTCTTCTGGGGCTTTGCGGCGGTGGCCTGGTTCAAAGTCTTCTACCCGCCCATTTCGGACCTCATCGAGCGGCTGCCCCGGCGGGGCGGCGCGGTGCTGACCTGGGCGCTCTGCCTCTTCATGGCGGCCAACGTCACGGTAAGTTCGCTGGCCCTCATGCGGTACAATGCCCGCCTGGAGGGAGTGCCTGCTCAGAGTAAACTGGAACTGTACCTGGACGAACACTATGACAACGCCCGCATGCAGGCGGTTTACCCCAAGGCCGTGCATACCGGCTGA
- a CDS encoding BMP family ABC transporter substrate-binding protein, protein MAMTRTEAMEYYTKAQKQGQRDYREKTAAGQSPFLPVLDDILQNVEVESQLPLGLIEVPLELVIGTKTAGRTAAFASNFMPLLEVKTEFGNKWTSLCIAHLEEGIRDPIRCFEYLGRFYVQEGNKRVSVLKFFDASSVPANVTRVVPRYNETPEVRLYYEFMRYYPLIKTYALRFTKPGSFARLQKLMGKGPEEAWSNDDRADILSLYNWVGKAFQAHGGDQLRCTTGDVLLLLLRLYARKELADSTPAELSQKLDALWDDVLALQNEDPVTVSDKPAEPAKPKETLIEKILPGIRPAAPAHLKVAFVHERTAETSAWTSQHEFGRSQLDTVFEGKVETAAYFNAVSGQNADELVEQAIAEGADIVFTTSPKLVGASLRAAVKHPSVRILNCSMEMPYASIRTYYTRVYEAKFITGAIAGAMATGDRIGYVADYPSFGVPANINAFALGARMVNPRVKVELFWTCLPQQEDPLTVFTRKGITVVSGRDAPVPGRPQREFGTFLIRPGGMLQDLATPFWHWGQFYENVVRSVLDGGWTRDKSGTDGRAVNYWWGMNSGVMDVLLSRELPQDVQHLARILREGIISGMIDPFACRITAQDGSNKNSGFHGMDLEQIVHMDWLCDAVEGHVPEYDELAEASRAMYRMQGIHRDRLPVEKEADL, encoded by the coding sequence ATGGCGATGACCCGTACAGAGGCGATGGAGTATTACACCAAGGCGCAAAAACAGGGCCAGCGGGATTACCGGGAAAAGACCGCTGCGGGTCAATCCCCGTTTTTGCCGGTACTGGATGATATCCTGCAGAATGTGGAGGTGGAGAGCCAGCTGCCGCTGGGGCTGATCGAAGTGCCGCTGGAGCTGGTGATCGGCACCAAGACGGCGGGGCGGACAGCGGCTTTCGCCAGCAATTTCATGCCGCTGCTGGAAGTCAAGACGGAGTTCGGCAACAAGTGGACAAGCCTGTGCATCGCCCACCTGGAGGAGGGCATCCGGGACCCCATCCGCTGCTTTGAATACCTGGGCCGGTTCTACGTCCAGGAGGGCAACAAGCGGGTCAGCGTGCTGAAATTCTTTGATGCCAGCAGCGTGCCGGCCAACGTCACCCGGGTGGTGCCCCGCTACAACGAAACCCCCGAAGTGCGGCTGTATTACGAGTTCATGCGGTACTATCCGCTGATCAAGACCTACGCCCTGCGGTTTACCAAGCCCGGCAGTTTTGCCCGGCTGCAGAAACTGATGGGCAAGGGTCCGGAGGAGGCGTGGAGCAACGACGACCGCGCCGACATTCTCTCGCTGTACAACTGGGTGGGCAAGGCCTTCCAGGCCCACGGCGGCGATCAGCTGCGCTGCACCACCGGCGATGTGCTGCTGCTGTTGCTGCGGCTGTATGCCCGCAAGGAACTGGCCGACAGCACCCCGGCCGAGCTGAGCCAGAAGTTGGATGCCCTGTGGGACGATGTGCTGGCCCTGCAGAACGAGGACCCCGTCACGGTCAGCGACAAGCCGGCGGAACCGGCCAAACCCAAGGAGACGCTGATCGAAAAGATCCTGCCCGGCATCCGCCCGGCGGCGCCCGCCCACCTGAAGGTGGCCTTTGTCCACGAGCGTACGGCGGAGACCAGCGCCTGGACAAGCCAGCACGAGTTCGGCCGCAGCCAGCTGGACACCGTGTTTGAGGGCAAGGTGGAGACCGCTGCCTACTTCAACGCCGTGTCGGGCCAGAACGCCGACGAGCTGGTGGAGCAGGCCATCGCCGAGGGCGCCGACATCGTCTTCACCACCAGCCCCAAACTGGTGGGGGCGTCGCTGCGGGCGGCGGTCAAGCATCCCTCGGTGCGCATCCTCAACTGCTCCATGGAGATGCCCTACGCCAGCATCCGCACCTATTACACCCGTGTGTACGAGGCCAAGTTCATCACCGGCGCCATTGCCGGGGCGATGGCCACAGGGGACCGCATCGGCTATGTGGCGGACTACCCCAGCTTCGGTGTGCCTGCCAACATCAACGCCTTTGCGCTGGGGGCGCGGATGGTCAATCCCCGCGTCAAGGTGGAGCTGTTCTGGACCTGCCTGCCCCAGCAGGAGGACCCGCTGACGGTGTTCACCCGCAAGGGCATCACGGTGGTTTCCGGCCGGGATGCGCCGGTACCGGGGCGTCCGCAGCGGGAGTTCGGCACCTTCCTGATCCGCCCGGGCGGCATGCTGCAGGATCTGGCCACGCCGTTCTGGCACTGGGGCCAGTTCTATGAGAATGTGGTGCGCAGTGTGCTGGACGGTGGCTGGACCCGGGACAAGTCCGGCACCGACGGCCGCGCCGTCAACTACTGGTGGGGAATGAACAGCGGCGTCATGGACGTGCTGCTCAGCCGGGAACTGCCCCAGGATGTGCAGCACCTGGCCCGCATTCTGAGGGAGGGCATCATCTCCGGCATGATCGATCCCTTTGCCTGCCGGATCACGGCCCAGGACGGCAGCAACAAGAACAGCGGGTTCCACGGCATGGATCTGGAGCAGATCGTGCATATGGACTGGCTCTGCGACGCCGTGGAGGGCCATGTGCCGGAGTACGATGAACTGGCGGAAGCCTCCCGTGCGATGTATCGCATGCAGGGCATTCACCGGGATCGCCTGCCGGTGGAGAAGGAGGCCGATCTATGA
- a CDS encoding metallophosphoesterase has protein sequence MKLLAVADEECKALWDYYTPDKLEGVELIVGCGDLNRHYLEYLATVVPVPVFYVHGNHDENYDNQPPGGAVCIDDDVIEYHGLRIAGLGGSCRYRTGAWQFTEAEMKKRVNRLRGKIERHRGLDVLVTHAPLHGYGDMNDLAHRGFTVFRDLLDRYHPQLMLHGHIHMNYGANIQREYQYGSTRIVNCYERVRLDVEPAPPRPQHRLMSRLWQRDF, from the coding sequence ATGAAGCTGCTGGCTGTAGCGGACGAAGAGTGCAAGGCGCTGTGGGATTACTACACCCCCGACAAGCTGGAAGGGGTGGAGCTGATCGTGGGATGCGGGGATCTGAACCGCCATTACCTGGAGTACCTTGCCACGGTGGTGCCGGTGCCGGTGTTTTACGTGCACGGCAACCACGACGAAAACTATGACAATCAGCCGCCGGGAGGGGCGGTGTGTATCGATGACGATGTGATCGAATACCACGGCCTGCGCATTGCGGGGCTGGGCGGGTCCTGCCGGTACCGCACCGGCGCCTGGCAGTTCACCGAGGCAGAGATGAAGAAGCGGGTCAACCGTCTGCGGGGCAAGATCGAGCGGCACCGCGGCCTGGACGTGCTGGTCACCCATGCGCCGCTGCACGGCTACGGCGACATGAACGATCTGGCCCACCGCGGTTTCACAGTGTTCCGGGACCTGTTGGACCGCTATCATCCGCAGCTGATGCTGCACGGCCATATACATATGAATTACGGAGCCAACATCCAGCGGGAGTACCAGTACGGTTCCACCCGCATTGTAAACTGTTATGAGCGGGTCCGGCTGGATGTGGAACCGGCACCGCCCCGGCCGCAGCATCGGTTGATGTCGCGCCTGTGGCAGAGAGATTTTTAG
- a CDS encoding NAD(P)H-dependent glycerol-3-phosphate dehydrogenase, producing MIKIAVFGAGTWGIALARLLAVNGRDVTVWSAIPAELKSLSTTHRHPNLPGMVLPSTMHYTADIAEACASKDILLFAVPSVFVRSTAKKAAPHITEGQLIVDVAKGVEDKTLMTMSEIIEDELARQKRHARVVALSGPTHAEEVARDMPTLIVAASEDEEAAKAVQKAFSTPTFRVYTNTDRRGTELGGAVKNVIALAVGIALGLGYGDNAKAALITRGNAELSRLGIAMGCKPETFMGLSGMGDLIVTCTSMHSRNLHAGMLLGHGKSVEEAKTEVGQVVEGINALPAACRLAKKYKVEMPIVQSVDAILGGRLAAGNALAALMGRDLKRE from the coding sequence ATGATCAAAATCGCAGTCTTTGGCGCGGGAACCTGGGGAATTGCCCTGGCGCGCCTGTTGGCGGTCAACGGACGGGATGTTACGGTATGGAGTGCCATCCCCGCGGAGCTCAAGTCGCTCAGCACCACCCACCGTCACCCCAACCTGCCCGGCATGGTACTGCCGTCCACGATGCACTACACCGCCGATATCGCCGAGGCCTGCGCCAGCAAGGACATCCTGCTGTTTGCGGTGCCGTCGGTCTTTGTGCGCTCTACGGCCAAAAAGGCGGCGCCCCATATCACCGAAGGCCAGCTGATCGTGGACGTGGCCAAGGGCGTTGAGGACAAGACGCTGATGACGATGAGCGAGATCATCGAGGACGAGCTGGCCAGACAGAAGCGCCATGCCCGTGTGGTGGCGCTGTCCGGTCCCACCCACGCCGAGGAGGTGGCCCGGGACATGCCCACCCTGATCGTGGCGGCCAGCGAGGACGAGGAGGCGGCCAAGGCCGTGCAGAAAGCCTTTTCCACCCCCACCTTCCGGGTCTACACCAACACCGACCGCCGCGGCACCGAGCTGGGCGGCGCGGTGAAGAACGTCATCGCCCTGGCGGTGGGCATTGCCCTGGGCCTGGGCTACGGCGACAACGCCAAGGCGGCGCTGATCACCCGCGGCAACGCGGAACTGTCCCGCCTGGGCATCGCCATGGGCTGCAAGCCCGAGACCTTCATGGGCCTTTCGGGCATGGGCGACCTGATCGTGACCTGCACCAGCATGCACAGCCGCAACCTTCATGCGGGCATGCTGCTGGGCCACGGCAAGTCGGTGGAGGAAGCCAAGACCGAGGTGGGCCAGGTGGTGGAGGGCATCAACGCCCTGCCCGCCGCCTGCCGTCTGGCCAAAAAGTATAAAGTGGAGATGCCCATCGTGCAGAGCGTGGACGCCATTCTGGGCGGCCGTCTGGCGGCCGGCAACGCGCTGGCGGCGCTGATGGGCCGCGACCTCAAGCGGGAGTGA
- a CDS encoding Cof-type HAD-IIB family hydrolase gives MKTDIRAAFFDIDGTLLPFGWQSVPDSTRQALAALRAGGIRVFMATGRPPIHLPLLHALDGLVFDGYVTMNGQYCYGSDGTVLYSHAIDPASLRSLLPFINREGISVGFIEKDRSTFNLINDHSAEFCARMHQGVGDVAGRIEAAPVYQLCAFLPEDKQEGFLRSCPGCVAVRWNEDFVDILPAGGGKVEGLSHVLAALGLTREQAIAFGDGGNDVEMLRWAGIGVAMGNACPEAREAADYITDDVTADGLANGLCHFGLL, from the coding sequence GTGAAAACAGATATCCGGGCCGCATTCTTTGACATTGACGGCACACTGCTGCCCTTCGGCTGGCAGTCCGTGCCGGATTCCACCCGGCAGGCCCTGGCAGCGCTGCGGGCCGGGGGCATCCGGGTGTTCATGGCCACCGGCCGTCCGCCCATCCATCTGCCGCTGCTGCATGCGCTGGACGGTCTTGTCTTTGACGGCTATGTGACGATGAACGGCCAGTACTGCTACGGCAGCGACGGCACGGTGCTCTACAGCCACGCCATCGATCCGGCCTCGCTGCGCTCGCTGCTGCCCTTCATCAACCGGGAGGGCATCTCGGTGGGCTTTATCGAGAAGGACCGCTCCACCTTCAACCTGATCAACGACCACAGCGCCGAATTCTGTGCCCGGATGCACCAGGGCGTGGGGGATGTGGCAGGGCGCATCGAGGCGGCGCCCGTCTACCAGCTCTGCGCCTTCCTGCCCGAGGACAAGCAGGAGGGATTCCTGCGCAGCTGCCCCGGCTGTGTGGCGGTGCGCTGGAACGAGGATTTCGTGGACATTCTGCCGGCAGGCGGCGGCAAGGTGGAGGGGCTGTCCCATGTGCTGGCAGCCCTTGGATTGACCCGGGAACAGGCCATTGCCTTCGGCGACGGCGGCAACGACGTGGAGATGCTGCGCTGGGCGGGCATCGGTGTGGCGATGGGCAATGCCTGCCCCGAAGCCAGGGAGGCCGCCGACTACATCACCGACGACGTGACCGCCGACGGTCTGGCCAACGGACTGTGCCATTTCGGCCTGCTGTGA
- a CDS encoding putative peptidoglycan glycosyltransferase FtsW has product MSSYVQRLRARLASCPAPDVPFLAILLILLCYGLIMLFSAGYAVAFYRRGDAYTYIRPQLLFAALGVVAMYGASLIDYHIWHKLAWPMLGLSLVLLTVVLFMPEYNGCKRWIVLPGLGTLQPSEIAKFSVVLVFAHIISLNHDRMKTFSTGVLPFGVILGTVAVLMLLEPHLSGTLLILSIGAVLMFVGGTGLKWFGIAGGLGVGAIAAAVIALPELVPYATDRLVSWRDPFADPLGEGHQTIQSLYAIASGGIAGLGLGNSRQKYLYVPEPQNDFIFSILCEELGFIGAALVVVLFLLLLLRGISIAVRARDKFGALLVVGFVVQVVLQAILNIAVVTNTIPNTGISLPFFSSGGTSLMMLLGEMGIVLSVSRQADLV; this is encoded by the coding sequence ATGTCGTCCTATGTACAGCGTCTGCGGGCGCGGCTGGCGTCCTGTCCGGCACCGGATGTGCCCTTTCTGGCCATCCTGCTTATCCTTTTGTGTTACGGCCTGATCATGCTCTTCTCGGCGGGGTACGCGGTGGCCTTCTACCGCCGCGGCGATGCCTACACCTACATCCGGCCCCAGCTGCTCTTTGCGGCGCTGGGGGTGGTGGCCATGTACGGGGCCAGCCTCATCGATTACCATATCTGGCACAAACTGGCCTGGCCCATGCTGGGCCTTTCGCTGGTGCTGCTCACCGTGGTGCTCTTCATGCCGGAGTACAACGGCTGCAAGCGGTGGATCGTGCTGCCCGGCCTGGGCACCCTGCAGCCCAGCGAGATCGCCAAGTTCTCGGTGGTGCTGGTGTTTGCCCACATCATCTCGCTCAACCATGACCGGATGAAGACCTTCTCCACCGGCGTGCTGCCCTTCGGCGTCATCCTGGGCACCGTGGCGGTGCTCATGCTGCTGGAACCCCACCTGTCCGGCACGCTGCTCATCCTCTCCATCGGAGCGGTGCTCATGTTTGTGGGCGGCACCGGGCTCAAATGGTTCGGCATCGCCGGCGGCCTGGGGGTGGGGGCCATCGCGGCGGCGGTCATCGCCCTGCCGGAACTGGTGCCCTACGCCACCGACCGTCTTGTCTCCTGGCGGGACCCCTTTGCCGACCCGCTGGGGGAGGGCCACCAGACCATCCAGAGTCTCTATGCCATCGCCTCGGGGGGCATCGCCGGGCTGGGGCTGGGCAACAGCCGCCAGAAGTATCTCTATGTGCCGGAACCCCAGAACGACTTCATTTTTTCCATCCTCTGCGAGGAGCTGGGCTTCATCGGGGCGGCGCTGGTGGTGGTGCTGTTCCTGCTGCTGCTTCTGCGGGGTATCTCCATCGCCGTGCGTGCCCGGGATAAATTCGGCGCCCTGCTGGTGGTGGGCTTTGTGGTGCAGGTGGTGCTCCAGGCCATCCTCAACATCGCGGTGGTGACCAACACCATCCCCAACACCGGCATCAGCCTGCCCTTCTTCTCGTCGGGCGGCACCAGCCTGATGATGCTGCTGGGGGAGATGGGCATCGTGCTGTCGGTCTCCCGGCAGGCGGATCTGGTGTAA
- a CDS encoding LCP family protein: MKTTEEKPKTETAEKTRKKLPRWARIVLAVVVVLAVLAGAAALYINGKLDLLRYDDGSVDSMGTIDASEDQDLDASGLVHNSDEMEMPEGSPFADENVLNILLIGTDERTEAVNDADAFTHLNQLDGTEDTTEFSDDARADAMILVSLNISDHTIRLASIERATGVPILLDGYEGQYDWITHTFRYGGAKLTMDTVEDCFNVQVDHYVRVNFNSFVQIVDAVGGVDIEITDLEAKALNWEVPSNSMLIVNKVEPGLNHFDGYTALQYARLRKIDSDWKRIERQRTVISAVLDQVKNASVTELDNLLNTVLPLVQTNFTKSEIAALLVQLPGFLGADVEQLSMPLQGTYGVRTGMDDRLMYDPDWAVNIKALQDFLYNGKTADEVIAATPETAAAEADKREDQADSDEETESSSAWDRETDPSEEYIRQNLHTVDLAYPLSDSDFGSSDYRLFLASLGGSRDIDVQNTLVDYLAAQGVQVMAVPGGAAAGMLLDNYLQTGDGVSLSRYLATLPADQRAEARLLWQEIYSRYPGALHAAGTGDDLSQTAVGFAVQMLIRRGVGTPSEELENAVQGMQSANARTVTYWFRQAMEEQPDAMADFLGEEDYAVAQRLYNGLTGSLENGDEQVTEDLRQLLEDYPEDRILAFVEGDAALQSGDSVAARLQQTLDADDEKVCSIGVLYGKWRNDTTFASEEAGLWNDEGLGEWLGEYVTPGKDLLLALDGEDCPFDDGDTSLLQDTSAQATQVAQKLLILNPDNKVSTATPEDADAAL; this comes from the coding sequence ATGAAAACGACGGAAGAAAAACCGAAAACCGAAACGGCCGAAAAGACGCGCAAAAAACTGCCGCGCTGGGCCAGAATTGTCCTGGCAGTGGTGGTGGTGCTGGCCGTGCTGGCGGGGGCCGCGGCGCTCTACATCAACGGCAAGCTGGATCTGCTGCGCTACGACGACGGCAGTGTGGACAGCATGGGAACCATCGATGCCAGCGAGGACCAGGACCTGGATGCCAGCGGCCTGGTACATAACAGCGACGAGATGGAGATGCCCGAGGGCAGTCCCTTCGCCGATGAAAACGTGCTGAACATCCTGCTCATCGGCACCGATGAGCGCACCGAGGCGGTGAACGATGCCGATGCCTTCACCCACCTGAACCAGCTGGACGGCACCGAGGACACCACCGAGTTCAGCGACGATGCCCGCGCGGATGCCATGATCCTGGTATCGCTGAACATCAGCGACCACACCATCCGGCTGGCCTCCATCGAGCGTGCCACCGGCGTGCCCATCCTGCTGGACGGCTACGAGGGCCAGTACGACTGGATCACCCACACCTTCCGCTACGGCGGCGCCAAGCTGACGATGGACACGGTGGAGGACTGCTTCAACGTGCAGGTGGACCACTATGTGCGGGTCAACTTCAACTCCTTCGTGCAGATCGTCGACGCGGTGGGCGGCGTGGATATCGAGATCACCGACCTGGAGGCCAAGGCCCTGAACTGGGAAGTGCCCTCCAACTCGATGCTCATCGTCAACAAGGTGGAGCCGGGCCTCAACCATTTCGACGGCTACACGGCGCTGCAGTATGCCCGGCTGCGCAAGATCGACAGCGACTGGAAGCGCATCGAGCGCCAGCGCACCGTGATCAGCGCCGTGCTGGATCAGGTGAAGAACGCCAGCGTGACGGAACTGGATAACCTGCTGAACACCGTGCTGCCGCTGGTCCAGACCAACTTTACCAAGTCGGAGATCGCCGCGCTGCTGGTACAGCTGCCCGGCTTCCTGGGGGCCGATGTGGAGCAGCTTTCCATGCCGCTGCAGGGTACTTACGGCGTGCGCACCGGCATGGACGACCGCCTGATGTATGACCCCGACTGGGCGGTGAACATCAAGGCGCTGCAGGATTTCCTGTACAACGGCAAGACCGCCGACGAGGTCATTGCGGCCACGCCGGAGACGGCCGCCGCCGAGGCCGACAAGAGGGAAGACCAGGCGGACAGCGACGAGGAAACCGAATCCAGTTCAGCCTGGGACCGGGAGACCGATCCCTCGGAGGAATACATCCGCCAGAATCTGCATACGGTGGATCTGGCCTATCCCCTCAGCGACAGCGATTTCGGCAGCAGTGACTACCGGCTGTTCCTGGCATCCCTGGGCGGCAGCCGGGACATTGATGTGCAGAATACCCTGGTGGATTACCTGGCCGCCCAGGGCGTGCAGGTGATGGCCGTGCCGGGCGGTGCGGCCGCGGGCATGCTGCTGGACAATTACCTGCAGACCGGCGACGGCGTATCGCTGAGCCGGTATCTGGCCACCCTGCCCGCCGACCAGCGGGCAGAGGCGCGGCTGCTCTGGCAGGAAATCTACAGCCGCTATCCCGGCGCGCTCCATGCGGCCGGAACGGGGGATGATCTGTCCCAGACGGCAGTGGGCTTTGCTGTGCAGATGCTCATCCGGCGTGGGGTGGGCACTCCGTCGGAGGAGCTGGAAAACGCCGTGCAGGGCATGCAGAGTGCCAACGCCCGCACGGTGACCTACTGGTTCCGACAGGCCATGGAGGAGCAGCCCGACGCCATGGCAGACTTTCTGGGCGAGGAAGACTATGCCGTGGCCCAGCGTCTTTATAATGGCCTGACGGGCAGCCTGGAAAACGGCGACGAACAGGTGACGGAAGACCTGCGTCAGCTGCTGGAGGACTATCCCGAAGACCGCATTCTGGCCTTTGTGGAGGGCGACGCCGCCCTGCAGAGCGGGGACAGTGTGGCCGCCCGGCTGCAGCAGACGCTGGATGCAGACGACGAGAAGGTCTGCTCCATCGGTGTGCTCTACGGCAAGTGGCGCAACGATACCACCTTTGCCTCGGAGGAAGCGGGGCTCTGGAACGACGAAGGACTGGGCGAATGGCTGGGCGAGTATGTGACGCCGGGCAAGGACCTGCTGCTGGCCCTGGATGGAGAGGACTGCCCCTTTGACGACGGGGATACCTCGCTGCTGCAGGATACCAGCGCCCAGGCTACCCAGGTGGCCCAGAAGCTGCTGATCCTGAATCCCGACAACAAGGTGAGCACCGCCACCCCGGAGGACGCCGACGCAGCCCTGTAA